A stretch of the Aegilops tauschii subsp. strangulata cultivar AL8/78 chromosome 4, Aet v6.0, whole genome shotgun sequence genome encodes the following:
- the LOC120963548 gene encoding putative transcription factor bHLH056 — MDGHDLAAADPWWYPGDYPGAAAPLAADAVEDDEFLDIEGLLGLAWEGGALEPPHAPPAEPPPSEDVMAAWLYPIVSGEDNAGAGPMVKSEPSAMTMGSLEMTDSKGKLPASDGMCDVKDTNVTSDPSERRKAASGGSNRTRSSRHSDTHNVTEKRRRCKISDRLRTLQQLVPGCEKSNQASTLEQTIQYMKSLQKQVEAMNGRTTQAVYPVMQTASAPAVAVPLGTAPASAAPWTVVAGGCVPLLPAGMAPFGAMLPYPPYHAVMLPAQAAAAPFYLPRPAASATPEGQSFVSTEHFSKDRGRRRRL, encoded by the exons ATGGACGGACACGATCTAGCTGCTGCAGATCCTTGGTGGTACCCCGGCGACTACCCCGGCGCGGCGGCGCCCTTGGCAGCCGACGCCGTCGAGGACGACGAGTTCCTCGATAT TGAAGGTCTACTCGGGTTGGCGTGGGAAGGAGGCGCGCTAGAGCCACCGCACGCGCCCCCTGCAGAGCCGCCACCTTCCGAGGACGTGATGGCAGCGTGGCTCTACCCGATTGTCAGTGGCGAGGACAATGCCGGGGCCGGCCCGATGGTGAAGAGCGAGCCGTCGGCGATGACAATGGGGAGTTTAGAGATGACGGACAGCAAGGGGAAGCTTCCAGCTTCGGACGGCATGTGCGATGTCAAG GACACAAACGTAACGAGCGATCCCAGCGAGAGGAGGAAGGCGGCATCAGGAGGGTCGAACAGGACAAGGTCGTCTCGTCACTCAGATACACACAACGTTACAGAAAAG AGGCGAAGGTGCAAGATCAGTGACAGGCTGAGGACCCTGCAGCAGCTCGTCCCTGGATGCGAAAAG AGTAACCAGGCGTCGACGCTGGAGCAGACGATCCAGTACATGAAGTCGCTGCAGAAGCAGGTCGAGGCAATGAACGGGAGAACAACACAAGCAGTGTACCCCGTCATGCAGACGGCATCGGCGCCGGCCGTCGCGGTGCCACTGGGCACCGCACCCGCCTCGGCAGCTCCATGGACGGTGGTCGCGGGAGGATGCGTCCCGCTCCTGCCTGCAGGGATGGCTCCGTTCGGAGCCATGCTGCCGTACCCTCCTTACCACGCCGTGATGCTGCCAGCACAAGCGGCGGCAGCGCCATTTTACCTCCCACGGCCCGCAGCCTCTGCTACTCCAGAGGGGCAGAGCTTTGTCTCCACGGAGCATTTCAGTAAGGatagagggaggaggaggagattgTGA